The Paenibacillus amylolyticus genome contains the following window.
GCAAGATTGAACAGCCCCTTGCTATCAAATAGAGCTCCCACATAGATCCCTGCCTTGCCCTGTGCGAAGCCTTCCTGCTGATCCTTCTTGGCTGTTACGGCAAAATCCTGATTAATGTATCCATTGGTGTACAGCTCTTTCATATAATCCATCGCCTGAATGTAACTTTCGGACTCAAACTCAGGTGTCACTTTGCCATCCTCACTAATCGCCCAACCACTGGGTGTACCAAAGTAAGATCCCAGAGTCTTAAACGCACCGAATACCAAATCACTGCGATCAATGAATCCGGTTGTGTCTTTCACGCCATTGCCATCGGGATCTTGTTCTGTAAATGCTTTTGCCACTTCCATGAGTTCTGCCGTTGTTTTGGGTACAGGCAAACCAACCTTGTCGAGCCAGTCTTTACGTATAATTACACCGTTGCGAGCAACTTGTTTTTGCATCGGTATCCCGTATAATTTCCCTTCAATGGAAGCCGAATTGCGCATATCCTGAGATATGCCTTTCAGGTTCGGAAATTCGTCCAGATACGGTCCAACCTCCCAGAAGACGCCTGCTTTGAGCGCATTGCGAACCGAAGAATTCTCCAGAATCGTCAAGGATACAATGTCAGCGAGAGAACCGGAAGCAAGTGACGTATTAAGCCGTTCTTCCTTAGAAGCATCCGGAATCCAGGAAAACTGTATATCCACATCCGTAATCTCTTCAATTTTGTTAAGTACGGTATCCGTAGGTGGTGAAGCGGTATGCATAATATTCAACCAACTAATCGTTGTTTTGCCGTCAGCATTGGTTCCTGAATCCCCACTTCCTCCCGCACAGGCAGATAACAGTAAGGCTCCACTTAACGTAAGCGCTAACAATTTTGCAGTTCTATATCTCATCGTTCAATCCCCTTTTCACGAATTATCGTCATTCTGGATTGCTACTAGTATACGCCGTCTTCTCCTAATTTTTTGGCGAGACGATTAGCGAACATGACAAGTATCAGACCTACAAGACCTTTGAACAATCCAACCGTTGTACTAAAGCTCAATTGTCCGTTCTTCAAACCTGCCGTGAAGATATACGTATCAAATATCTCACCGACTTCCCGGTTAAGTGAATTCAGTAGCAGGTACATATGTTCAAAGCCAAGTTCCAGCGTGTTTCCGATTTTGAGAATCAACAATGTAATAATGACCGGGCGAATTGCGGGTAATGTTACGTGCCACATTTTGCGCAATCTAGATGCGCCGTCCATCTCGGCAGCTTCATACAGCTGGGTATCTACAACGGTAATGGCTGCGAGGTAGATAATGGTTGACCAACCAGCTTCCTTCCATATAATCTGCAAAATGTACATCGGACGAAGCCATTCTGGAGAGGTTAAGAAGCTGATCTTGCTACCACCAAATGCAGCTATAATTTCATTGACGACGCCCCCATCCACACTAAGAAATACATACGTGATGGAGACAATAATAACCCATGACATGAAATGTGGAATATATACGATCGTTTGAATGGAGTTTCGGAATAACCTGTGCCGTACTTCATTCATCATAAGCGCGAGGATGATCGGAATCGGGAAGAAGATCACTAGTTCAAGCGCGAACAAGATCAATGTATTACTAAGTAACATGGCGAAGGTTGGTTCCGTAAACAGACGGACAAAATGTTTGAAGCCCACCCATGGACTATCTCTAATTCCTAAATACGGCTGATAATCCTGAAATGAAATAATAAGTCCGCCCATCGGAAAATACTTGAAGATCACAAAATAGATAAAACCGGGAAGAATCATTAAATAAAGAAGCTTGTTGGATGCAGCGTTTCTCAAATAGTGTCCTAATCCTGTATTCCGATGTGCTTTGTGTTGTAACGAAACGACTGAGGGCTCAGATTCTCTCACTGCTTGCTGACCTCCTTGTTTGGGATGGTGTAGTTGAATGCTTCTTAAGCATATGAGATGAAAGCGATTCCGTACATAATCATTAGCTATTGTAGTTGAAAGATTCCCCGTCCAGCACGACTTGAGGCCAGATGATCAGGTACAGATCGTAGATCATGATTATTTTTGGTACTATGGATTATCATGGAGTTTCAATGCTTTCGCATCACTATAACGTTCCATTTCAAGTCAGTAGGTCAGGATTATGTACGTAATATTCTTCGCTTGTTAAGGTAAGGAAGAATCACTACTTAACAAGGAGGAACATATCAGATGTCCAAACACAATGTTAAAAAGGAACAACTCGGTGGCTTCATATTCAATGTAATGAATTATACGTTCTTGCTTCTTTTCTCTCTCGCCTGCCTATTACCCTTCGTAAACGTCGTTGCCAGTTCCTTCGCTTCCACGCAGGAGATTGTGCAGAAGAAGTTTATTCTGTTTCCGACCTCCTTCTCACTTGATGCCTATCGTTACATCTTCTCCACACCTACCATCTTCAAAGGACTCGGCGTATCCATCTTCATCACGCTGGCAGGAACCATTGTCAGTATGACGCTAACGGCACTTATGGCTTACGGGTTATCCAGGAGATATCTCATGGGACGGAATTTTATCAATTTCTTGGTCGTCTTCTCGATGTTGTTCAGCGGGGGATGATTCCTACCTTCCTGGTTGTGAAAGCCGTTGGGTTAATCGACTCGTACTGGTCCATGATTATCCCTACTGCGATCAATGCATTCAACCTGATCATCATGCGCAATTTCTTCCAGGCGTTACCGGATAGCCTAGAGGAATCTGCCAAAATTGATGGTGCCAACGACTTTCGCATTTTGCTGCAAATTATGATTCCACTCGCTCTACCTTCCATTGCAACCTTATCCCTGTTCTATGGTGTATCCTATTGGAACACATATATGAATGCGATCCTGTACCTCAACGAGTCCACGATGTGGCCGCTGCAAGTATTGCTCCGCCAGATTGTCATTGTATCCAGTGGCATGGATGGCAACAGCTCGGTTGTAGACATTGTCCCTCCATCTCAGACCATTAAAATGAGTGTCATCGTTGTGGCTACTGTACCGATGCTGCTTGCGTATCCTTTCGTGCAGAAGCACTTTACCAAAGGCGCTTTACTTGGTTCAGTGAAAGGTTGAGCTGAGGCACACATCGAAAATAACAATCCCCTCGGGATCAACCTGAGGGGATTTACACTTATATGGAATGAAGTTTAATTTTGAATGTGCTTACGGATTATCGGATACTGCCAACGTATACAGGGATTACTCAGCTATCCATCCGCAACCTTCGATATGCACCAGGGGTGAGATTCTCTTTTTCCGAAAAGTACGTATAAAGTTCTGGGAATTCTGATATCCCAGTCGTTCGGCTATATCTTTGATGGGCATGTTCGTGTCCACCAACCATTTCCTTGCTACATCTAGTCTGATATTCATTAAGTACTCGCTAAAGGTCATATTGTATTCTTTACGGAAAATGCTGCTTAGATAGTTCGGCGTATAATGCAATCGTTCACTTATGGATTCCAGTGACAAGTCCTGATCGTATTCCGTGCGTACAATAGACGCCATACGATCTGCAAGTGTGCGGAACTGTTGGCTCGCTCTCTCCTGCATACTATCTACCATAGGATAGATGACCTCGTGAACAAGAATGTGCTCAACTTCTTCCGGATTCAACGTGTGCAGTAGTCGATGATACAATGTGCCGTTACGCTGTGTAAGCAACACGTCCGTACCAATGAGCTGCTCCAACTGAATCAAATTGTTCACGAATCGAATCAATGTGATCTCCAGATTCATTGGATTAAGGTTGTGCTTCATCATATCTGCTAACAGCGGGTATAACGTACGTGTCACCTCTTCTTTGTCACCAAGACGTATGGCATCGAACAGCCGACTCTCCAATTCTGTAGGGTAGTGAAGTAAGGTTGGCCCGTTGCCCACACGTAAGATATCCTCATAGAAAATAACGGACTCTTTGCCTAACTTAAGACGCTGGTACAATGCTTCAAGACTCATATCACAGGCTTCCCGGGTATTCATCAGGTCTTCATATTGACCACTGAAGCCCACACTGACTGAAGCGGACCAATACTCGCGAGACAATTGAATAACCCTTTTGGCATATTGCAACATTACTTCTCGATTGTCTGAAGAACTGCCAGCGAAGGATAATATCGTTGCTTGTGTCCGTTCATTCAACACGACAGGTAACATCCGTTGGGACGGAGGGATGATCTCCTGCACTAACTGATTAACGGCCAACAGCAGTGTATCTTTATCAGCCAGCGAGCCTTTCCCGGGACGGTCAATCTGAATCAACATCGTTGCATATATCTCGTTGTACATCTTCGTATATGCGAATCGTTCAAGATAGCTATGGATCTCTTCCCTGGTTAACCTATTCTGTAGTACATTTAGAACAAATTGTGTTTCAAGTTTGGGCTTTTCAAGATGGATAAGCTGTTCAAGATGTTGTTTCTCTGAAACAATAGAATGGATCGACTGAATGATCCAACCGACCTCGTCCCTGACCGTTCTCTCAGCACGTCCACCAAGACTATGCTGAATTTGAAGAACGGGCTTGGCAAGCCGTAAAGCTATAATGTATGCAAGAATGATCATCAGAGCCATAATGACGGCACCCATTACAATTAAACCCAAACGGGTCGATGATAGAGCTTGGCTGACTTCTTTTTGATTGGGAAGTGTGATATAAGTCCATCCATTATAAGTAGAACGGGCGTACAAGCCCATGATTGAATCACCCGATGCAGCAGGAATTGTAATCTGTCCTGAAGGGGGCTCATTAATTATTTGTTTGCTGATTAAGTTCATTTGCTCAGCAGATATAGAACTTTGTTCGGTTAAAGCTGCGTAGAGCAATTCACCCTGTTTGTTCAAAATGTAGATCGGAGCATCGGATTGCGTCTGTAGGGATTGATTCAGTGTTCGCAAAGAAATGTCCGACATCGCAATGGCTTCCTTGTCCTTCGAATACATTGGTAAAGCATGCAGCAATCGAAGACCTTCTTTTGTTTTGGTCCAATAGAGATTATTACCTTCCGGGTCAGCGAATAAGGCTTGCATCCGTTGCTTCTCTTCATCTGTAATTCGTTTTAACGACCCGTTAGACAGGCTCCAATTCTGCTTCAGACTCACAAGCGAATACTGTACGCCATCAAGCCCCATCGTCGCAATATACCCTAACTGGGAATTGAGTTCTCGGTAAGCTTCATAATCTTGCCCGCTTAATGGACTGTTAATGACCTTACGAAAAGATGGTGTTGTACTGTACGTGGCAAATGCATATTCAATGGTTTGAATTTTTTGTTCCAGTGTATTTCTCACCTGCAGAATTAAGCTTTGGTGCCCTTCGCTTACACGTGCTATTACAGATTTTGTAGTTGCAACATAGATATAACTTCCAAAACCTACAACGAGTCCGATGCTAAGGAGTAGGATCGAGACAAAGATATTCGTAAACGTTTTACTCTTTCGCATGTCCTGCTCCCCCATCTGTTTGAATTGGTACATCTTCAGTCCATTTGTCATGAAACCCTTCACGGCAGATATGTAATCGCTTGCATTTTACTGTACTATAAAAACTGTAAGCCGTTTTAGATCTCGTCACACTAGAGTTTATCATGGCAATGAACAAGAATATAGACATAAAGAATATAAAACTAGCCAAAAATTGCACTGGAGGTTAAGACGTATGTTACCTTTTTATGAGATTCGTAAGGATGAATTATCGGTTATCCGGAATTTGAAGGAGATTTCTTTCCCTCCACATATGCACGGATATCTTGAAATTCTATATGTCATTTCAGGTTCTCAACGGATTGAAGTGAATGATCAATCGTATGATTTGCATGAAGGTGATGCAGCAATGATATTCCCTGATATGGTTCACCGTTACGAAACAACTGGACATTCCTCTACGAGCGAAGTGTTGATTATTGTGCATCCCAAGCTCTTAGGCGGTCTGTTTCCTGATCTGACTCGCTTCCATCCCAAGAATCCCATTATCACTAAACCATATGTTCATGAAGACGTTGCTGTCGCTTTTGAGAAAGTGAAGCGGGATGATGATTATGCCATTAAACTTGGCTGGATTCACATCATCATCGCGCATCTAATACGCGAGATTGAATTTGAACAAGTACAGCAACTCCCCGTACAGGATTTATCCAAGAAGCTGATGGAATACTTAGCAACACATTTCACCGAGCCCATCACCCTAGACACTCTTGCCTTCGAGTTTAACGTGAGTAAATATTATATTTCTCGCATCTTCTCGAAGCGGTTCAAGATGAACCTGCGAAACTATCTATCGATGCTTCGGGTAGAATATGCTTCCATACTAATTCGTACAACAGATGCATCTCTAACAACGGTATGGATGAATGCAGGATTCGATAGCCAGCGTACGTTCAATCGGGTGTTTCAGGCGATTTACGGCATGACACCACGAGATTTTAAGAACAATGTGAGCAACTATCTAAAATGAATGAACAACAACCAGAGTACCATGGATTACAATGGCTCTCTGGCTTTTAAGGTGGAAATAAATCAATGATTAATGACTCTATCAATAATTAATATGGTTTACAATCTCATCTATAACTTCCTGACAAGTCAGGATTTCTTGGATTCCTCCTGCTGATGGAGAAACGCTGATGGTTCCTTGGTCTAAGTTTCCTAATAAGAGCGCCTCTTTGTATCCGTTTTTATGATAAGGTATAGCCTCTTCATCTTTTCCTTCCTTAATGAGCTCGTATGCTTTTAGTCCTCCTGGTGTTGGAATGGTTCGCTCATGTACTCCTTCAAGTTCAATGATTTCTTCACTGTTGACCTGAACAATTGCGCGTTTTGCCGCATGACTCGCAGGATTTTCCACTGTCGCTATGAATCTTGTCCCCATATACACGCCTTGTGCTCCCATCGCGAAGGCTGCTTAGCTCCTCGTCCATCAATGATACCGCCAGCCGCGATTACAGGTATACTGACAGCTGCGGTTACTTGGGGTAGTAAGGTGAAAAGACTAACATTGTACTGACTGATATGCCCTCCCGCTTCGCTACCGGTGACAATAACAGCGTCAGCTCCATGTTTCTCTGCTTCCATGATGTTCTGAACAGTAGGTGTGATCGGTCGATAAAGCACCGTTATACCGTGCTTTTTTAACTTAACCATTTCGCTTGCAATCATTTGGTTACCAATGGCTACTACATATTTCACCTTTTCTTCGATCAGGATGTTGAAAAGCATTGTAGTAAACGGTTGAGTACCACTGTCATCAAACGGAAAGATATAATTTACAGCGAAGTTCTTATTCGTTAACTGCTTCACTTTCCGAATCTCGTTTCGCACATTGTCAGCATACTCTTCCAAACTATTGGGATTTAGGGTTTGTCCTGCATTTGGTCCCAGTACCCCCATGCCTCCAGCATTACACACAGCTGCTACCAACTCTGCTGAAGTGACCCAATTCATAGCCGCAGAAATAATGGGATATTCTATATTTAATAACTCCGTAATCTTATTCATTGGATAAGCTCCTTTATATATGTTAATACGTTGATTGAGGAATGCCGCAATGTCTTCTATACTAGTTGAGACCTCCATATTAGAGAAGTAGGCAATAATAATGAACATAGTCACTTTTTTAGTACTATAGGATAATTAGATTGATCAGTGAGAGGAAGAAATATATGACTCGGATGTGTTTGGATGGATTTCATGAAGAATTTAAGGAAGATTACCCTATGATTTTTGGGATGGCCTACACTCAGCATGTACTATCAGGACGCTGGAAGTTTCTCATCATCTGGTTTTTGAAGGATCAAGCACGACGCTTTCATGAGATCAGATCATTTCTGAATGATATACCGCAAGGCTCTTTAACGAAACAATTGAGAGAGTTAGAAGAGAATGGGCTCATTTCAAGAGAGGTATTTCCAGAAGTCCCACCACGCGTAGAGTATTCTCTGTCAGAGAAAGGACGGGATTTCCTGCCTATCTTAGATATGATGGAAAAGTTTGGATTGAAGCATGGGGAGACTCAAGCGATTCATGCAACTAATACGACAGAAAAAGATACTGATCCTAGGGTGTAATGAAATATAATTCGAATCAAGTTCAGAATAAAGGTATAATTAACTTCAAGTTAACTTTAACTACGAAAGGATCATTCGGTATGTATAGTATAAGTGAAATTGAGAAAATTACAGGTTTACGTCCCTCCACCCTCCGCTATTATGAACAAGAAGGCATCTTGCCTCATGTTGCGCGAAATGCTTCAGGTAGAAGAGAATACTCGAACGAAGTTCTAGAGTGGCTGGAGCTGGTTATCGCTTTGAAAGATACGGGAATGTCTATTGAAGATATTAAGGCATACACGGAGCTGATTCGACAAGGAGACCCTTCCCTGGATGATAGAAAACAATTTTTGCTTATGCACAAAACCAGGGTGGAACGGACCGTGGCTCAGACGCAGTTCCATCTGGAGAAGATTATTCGCAAGATAGCGATCTACGATGTTTTGATGTATAAGAAGAAGAAATAGACTCCGAAATTAAGTGCTCAAAAATGATGTTGACTTCAAGTTAACTTTAAGAGTTAAAGTAAAGTTATTACCTTGAAGGAGTGATTACATTGTCAGAACCAAAAGTATGGCTTATCACTGGATGTTCAACAGGATTTGGGAGACACATCGCGCAGCAAGCGATTGATGCAGGTTATAATGTTGTCGTGACCGCACGTAATGTTGAGCAGATCACAGAACTTACAGCGGGGCATGAAGATCATGTGCTTGCTCTCCCACTCGACGTGACTAATCCAGAGCAGATCCGCAATGCGGTTGATTGTACGCTGGAAAAGTTTAAGCGTATTGATGTACTTGTGAACAATGCAGGTATTGGATATTTCAGCTCGGTTGAGGAAAGCGTAGAGGAAGAAACGCGTAAGATGTTCGAGATTAACTTCTGGGGGCTCATGCATGTGACGAATGCGGTACTCCCTTACATGCGTTCTCAAAAAAGTGGTCACATTATCAACTTTTCATCCATTGGCGGCTTAACTTCCTTCCCAACTCTCGGGTATTATCATGCTACGAAATATGCTGTTGAGGGCATATCTGAGAGCCTCTCTAAGAATTGGCACCTTTTAATATTTACGTGACTTTAATGGAGCCAAGTAGTTTCCGCACGGATTGGGGTGGCCGTTCTTCTGCCAAAACAGAGACAAGCATCCCTGAGCTTAAAGAATCCATTGTTGGACAAATGCTGCAAGGTATTCAACTGGGGGCTGGTCAAGAAGCTGGAGATCCGGCAAAGGCTGCTGAAGCAGTTATCAACGTTGTGGAAACAACGGAACCTCCTCTTCGTCTATTGCTTGGAAAACAAGCCTACGATGCAGCAACCTATAAATTCAAGAACATGCTTACGAGCATAGAACAATGGAAAGAAACAACGATAAACGCAGATTACAAATCATAAACTGGTTAAATTCCTAAGGGTGGCTGACGGATAATGTCTGCTGCCCTTTGTTATGTATAAAATGGCAGCATCCTGTTGAGATTTGAACAGAATGCTGCCATGCCTGATTTACATTTTTGCTAACTTTCCTTGTATCTCTTTCCATGTGTCTGTATATTGCTTATTTAACATGTGATCACTAATATGTGCTATCGATTCCTGAATACAACGATCTAATTCATGCAAAGAATGATTTGTAGCCCACTGCTGTAATTGCTCCACGACCTCCTCCTGGTAGATGACAAGCGAACCATAAACAGTATCATCAACGCCTTCATGAGCTGGTAATTGCACACTATTTCCCTGATAACGATCCAAAAGAAGAACCAGCTTCCGGGGTTGCAGCATTTGAGTTTCTGCCAAGCCAAGCGAGAACATATGTTTAAGATACGGAATATCATCGATTACGCCTGTTCCCGATGTCGCTCGGTGGCTAGCGTATGATTCGACAGGTCCATCATCGTAGATGTTCAGGTTGAATGGTTTTTTACTGTCATATGGAAGTATACTGTCTTGATCCGGGTCAGTAATCATAATGTGTTTTGTTCTTGTAAGGTCTGAAGGTAGTTCGTCCTCCAAAGAATGTCCGAGGACTCCCGGATTACTGCTGTCCAGTCTTGTCGAAAATCCATCCGGCATTGAACTTCCGTTTTCTTCATAGGTGAAGCGTCTAGAAATTTGGTCAATCGGAACCAAAACATCAGACGTAACATGATTGATGACCATAGGACTACTGAAATGACTTGCCAGTGCAACCGGGGAGAATGCTTCCCACCGTGCAACATCATTCGGATCTGGAAAATTTGTTAATATCGGCTCAAACATACCGGACACCATACCTAAAAATGGAATTGGCAAATCCATCATTTCTTGCAACATTGCCTTTTCACCGCCATCTCCGGCAGTTATC
Protein-coding sequences here:
- a CDS encoding extracellular solute-binding protein, with amino-acid sequence MRYRTAKLLALTLSGALLLSACAGGSGDSGTNADGKTTISWLNIMHTASPPTDTVLNKIEEITDVDIQFSWIPDASKEERLNTSLASGSLADIVSLTILENSSVRNALKAGVFWEVGPYLDEFPNLKGISQDMRNSASIEGKLYGIPMQKQVARNGVIIRKDWLDKVGLPVPKTTAELMEVAKAFTEQDPDGNGVKDTTGFIDRSDLVFGAFKTLGSYFGTPSGWAISEDGKVTPEFESESYIQAMDYMKELYTNGYINQDFAVTAKKDQQEGFAQGKAGIYVGALFDSKGLFNLAQGVQDDMELVMVNDITSTGNESDRAIWSTSNGVGGLLAFPKSEVKDEAELKRILKFMDDLMSEEVFTLMTYGIKDVHYSLDENNGATIINTKLWEQEVQPFSSSRPNENGYAIVDADPLRIESTRLIEENTTFAVLNPVYSLESPTFSEQGSELQKIITDATYKYILGKLDRAGFQNAIDTWRKSGGDKIITEYEAAHQTVLNNK
- a CDS encoding ABC transporter permease subunit, whose translation is MILPGFIYFVIFKYFPMGGLIISFQDYQPYLGIRDSPWVGFKHFVRLFTEPTFAMLLSNTLILFALELVIFFPIPIILALMMNEVRHRLFRNSIQTIVYIPHFMSWVIIVSITYVFLSVDGGVVNEIIAAFGGSKISFLTSPEWLRPMYILQIIWKEAGWSTIIYLAAITVVDTQLYEAAEMDGASRLRKMWHVTLPAIRPVIITLLILKIGNTLELGFEHMYLLLNSLNREVGEIFDTYIFTAGLKNGQLSFSTTVGLFKGLVGLILVMFANRLAKKLGEDGVY
- a CDS encoding AraC family transcriptional regulator, with amino-acid sequence MRKSKTFTNIFVSILLLSIGLVVGFGSYIYVATTKSVIARVSEGHQSLILQVRNTLEQKIQTIEYAFATYSTTPSFRKVINSPLSGQDYEAYRELNSQLGYIATMGLDGVQYSLVSLKQNWSLSNGSLKRITDEEKQRMQALFADPEGNNLYWTKTKEGLRLLHALPMYSKDKEAIAMSDISLRTLNQSLQTQSDAPIYILNKQGELLYAALTEQSSISAEQMNLISKQIINEPPSGQITIPAASGDSIMGLYARSTYNGWTYITLPNQKEVSQALSSTRLGLIVMGAVIMALMIILAYIIALRLAKPVLQIQHSLGGRAERTVRDEVGWIIQSIHSIVSEKQHLEQLIHLEKPKLETQFVLNVLQNRLTREEIHSYLERFAYTKMYNEIYATMLIQIDRPGKGSLADKDTLLLAVNQLVQEIIPPSQRMLPVVLNERTQATILSFAGSSSDNREVMLQYAKRVIQLSREYWSASVSVGFSGQYEDLMNTREACDMSLEALYQRLKLGKESVIFYEDILRVGNGPTLLHYPTELESRLFDAIRLGDKEEVTRTLYPLLADMMKHNLNPMNLEITLIRFVNNLIQLEQLIGTDVLLTQRNGTLYHRLLHTLNPEEVEHILVHEVIYPMVDSMQERASQQFRTLADRMASIVRTEYDQDLSLESISERLHYTPNYLSSIFRKEYNMTFSEYLMNIRLDVARKWLVDTNMPIKDIAERLGYQNSQNFIRTFRKKRISPLVHIEGCGWIAE
- a CDS encoding AraC family transcriptional regulator, with the translated sequence MLPFYEIRKDELSVIRNLKEISFPPHMHGYLEILYVISGSQRIEVNDQSYDLHEGDAAMIFPDMVHRYETTGHSSTSEVLIIVHPKLLGGLFPDLTRFHPKNPIITKPYVHEDVAVAFEKVKRDDDYAIKLGWIHIIIAHLIREIEFEQVQQLPVQDLSKKLMEYLATHFTEPITLDTLAFEFNVSKYYISRIFSKRFKMNLRNYLSMLRVEYASILIRTTDASLTTVWMNAGFDSQRTFNRVFQAIYGMTPRDFKNNVSNYLK
- a CDS encoding nitronate monooxygenase yields the protein MGAQGVYMGTRFIATVENPASHAAKRAIVQVNSEEIIELEGVHERTIPTPGGLKAYELIKEGKDEEAIPYHKNGYKEALLLGNLDQGTISVSPSAGGIQEILTCQEVIDEIVNHINY
- a CDS encoding nitronate monooxygenase yields the protein MNKITELLNIEYPIISAAMNWVTSAELVAAVCNAGGMGVLGPNAGQTLNPNSLEEYADNVRNEIRKVKQLTNKNFAVNYIFPFDDSGTQPFTTMLFNILIEEKVKYVVAIGNQMIASEMVKLKKHGITVLYRPITPTVQNIMEAEKHGADAVIVTGSEAGGHISQYNVSLFTLLPQVTAAVSIPVIAAGGIIDGRGAKQPSRWEHKACIWGQDS
- a CDS encoding helix-turn-helix domain-containing protein — protein: MTRMCLDGFHEEFKEDYPMIFGMAYTQHVLSGRWKFLIIWFLKDQARRFHEIRSFLNDIPQGSLTKQLRELEENGLISREVFPEVPPRVEYSLSEKGRDFLPILDMMEKFGLKHGETQAIHATNTTEKDTDPRV
- a CDS encoding MerR family transcriptional regulator, whose translation is MYSISEIEKITGLRPSTLRYYEQEGILPHVARNASGRREYSNEVLEWLELVIALKDTGMSIEDIKAYTELIRQGDPSLDDRKQFLLMHKTRVERTVAQTQFHLEKIIRKIAIYDVLMYKKKK
- a CDS encoding SDR family NAD(P)-dependent oxidoreductase, whose translation is MSEPKVWLITGCSTGFGRHIAQQAIDAGYNVVVTARNVEQITELTAGHEDHVLALPLDVTNPEQIRNAVDCTLEKFKRIDVLVNNAGIGYFSSVEESVEEETRKMFEINFWGLMHVTNAVLPYMRSQKSGHIINFSSIGGLTSFPTLGYYHATKYAVEGISESLSKNWHLLIFT
- a CDS encoding acetylxylan esterase, yielding MKKWIKIIGICILVIVLLIVGLRVKNMLFPSKVDNSERDIDKIFAQQTQSQEKLPPLKNIEQRTVDIKYINKDKTVDTRPIRLYIPKAKEQPLPVIYVPHYEMTEDAVELRRYLAEGWMVASPTNFDNKYNGQLTDDDLVFNNAALYTIHHMKEVDPQRIALVGGSAGGYTTLMLNALQMGINASIANSPIANVYFNFYQYFQEGNKVNGNMGWVMVKGIYKMITAGDGGEKAMLQEMMDLPIPFLGMVSGMFEPILTNFPDPNDVARWEAFSPVALASHFSSPMVINHVTSDVLVPIDQISRRFTYEENGSSMPDGFSTRLDSSNPGVLGHSLEDELPSDLTRTKHIMITDPDQDSILPYDSKKPFNLNIYDDGPVESYASHRATSGTGVIDDIPYLKHMFSLGLAETQMLQPRKLVLLLDRYQGNSVQLPAHEGVDDTVYGSLVIYQEEVVEQLQQWATNHSLHELDRCIQESIAHISDHMLNKQYTDTWKEIQGKLAKM